The Leptospira koniambonensis sequence TTCACCTGAGGAAGAGTATGAGCAAATCCTAAAAATCCAGCCCCCACAAAAGACATGACCGCACTTCCGATAGTCCAAAAAAGTGCGATTGTATTCGGATGGTTTCTTCCGCTTTTTCTATACATGGAGATTGCAAACATTGCCATTGCAAGGAATGCGAGAGGCTCTAACATAGAGAAAAATCCACCTACCCATTTCCAATATTCAGGAACTCCAATATAATAATAATGGTGGCCTGTTCCCAAGATCCCGGATAAAAATGTTAATCCTACAATCACATACAACCATTTCTCGATAACTTCTCTGTCCACGCCGGTGAGTTTGATGAGAAGGAAAGAAAGTATCCCTCCCATGATCAATTCCCAAACTCCTTCTACCCAAAGATGGACTACCCACCAACGGAAATAAGAATCCACTGTTTGGCTATTGAATTGGATCATTCCCGGAAGATATAAAAGTGCGGCGGAAAAAAGACCAAAGTATAAAACAAGAGCAGTTGTAGTATATCTTTTTCCTTTCCAAACAGTCATTCCTATATTAAAAAGGAATAATAGAACGTTAACCACTACTAGATAATCCAAAGGACGAGGAATTTCTAAAAACTTTCTGCCTTCCCAGAAATTAAAATGGAATCCAATAATGGATACAACTCCGACCAATATCAGAGAGATCAGCTGAATATAAGCAAGTTTTTCGGAATAGATCTCTCTATCAGATTCGTCTGGAATAATATAATGAGCAGCCCCCATAAAACCTGTGAGTAACCAAACCACCAATAAATTAGTATGAGTTGCCCTGGCTGCATTGAATGGGATCCAATCATGCAAAACATCGAATCCCATTCTAGCAAACCCCATCACGAATCCATAAATTATCTGCAAAGATAATAAGAGCATGCAGGTAGCAAAAAACCAATATGCAATTTTTTGAGATTTATATTTCATAAAGAAACCGTTATATTCTAATCCTATTTGTTTATTTCAATTGAGAGAGATATGAGGATATATCTTTGATCTCACCATCACTTAGAGGAAGTTTAGGCATTGCAGTTCCAGGTTTGATCTTTTGTGGATCTCTCAGCCAATTTTGTAGATATGCGATATCATATTTTTTCCCGACTGAGTCCAATGCTGGGCCAACATTTCCTCCAGCACCTCCAACAGAATGACAGGCAGTGCAGATCTGTTTAAACTTTTCGGGTTGAACAATAGCGGCCGACGTAACATCTACTAGTTGGGTAGAAGATTTGTATTCTGGCTTAGGGGGAAATCCTTTCAGATCCAGCTCTCCATTCCATTTTAAGAATGCGATGATATCCGAGATCTGAGATTCAGAAAAATCGTATTTCACCATTTTTCTTTCTCCAGGATACATAGCTTGTGGATCCTTTAAGAAAACACGGATCCATTCAGGACCTCTTCTTTCATAAACCTTGGTTAATTCAGGTGCGTAATACGCTCCTTCTCCCAAGATTGTATGACATCCCATACAATTATTCTTTTCCCAAAGTTCTTTGCCTCGAATTACATCCTCACTTAAGGTTTTGGAAGAAGGAGAAGAATAAACGTATTTTAAAGAATCATAAGTAAGAAGCAGGAAAACTGCGGAAAATAAAAATGTCCCAACCAGGAAAAATAATTTCGCCTGAAATTTTGTAAGCATACCCTCTTCCTTATATTTAAAAAACCGCGAGCTCGCGGGAAACAGTGATTTAGAAATCGGGAGTATTTTCAGTGATGTCTCAAAAAATTTCCTTGATATAGATCAATTTGGTTAAGAAAATTTTCGAACTCTTTTGGCTTGAATTATTTCATAAAACGAACATAAAACAAGTGTTATGGCTAAAACGTTAAGTGTTCAAGCGAGCGACCATTGGACCGAAATTCAAAATGAGTTCCCTAACGAACTTTCATCCATCGGTATTCGAAAAAAAATTCTAAAAGGCGAAGTGGTTTTCGGAGAAAGAGACCCATACGATGGTTTTTTTGAGATCGTATCCGGTATCTTTAAAGTGTATTCTTTATCTCAAGAAGGTAAGGAAGCCATCTTAAAAGTATTTTATCCAGGTGAATTGATAGCTTCTCATCCAATCTTTCAACCAAATGAACCTTGTTTTTACCCAGCTTTCTGCGAAGCGCTAAAAGATGGAGAACTGGTCTATTATCCTAAAAGAGAATTCACGGCCTTCTTGTTCGAAAACACAAAAGCACTGTATTTATTTTCAGCAGTTACAATCCAACATCTCAACTATTTTAGAAAAAAATTGGTAGAGAACCTATATCTCTCCGTAAAAGACAGGATCTTAAATTTTCTAAAAGAATGCGGAGCCTCTCAGAAATTTATAACACTTCCTATCACAAAAAATCAATTAGCTTCTCTGATTGGAACCACTCCTGAATCAGTGAGCAGAGCGTTTAGATCTCTTTTAGATGAATGTATTCTCGAAGAAAAAGATTCTGCTTACCACATAATAAAAGAGAACAGATCCAAACAAACGAATGAATACCCGGTTTTAAGGCAATAGACTAGATTAAAGAGCACTTTTCCACTTGACCTAAGAATAGTGCATACACACCATTTGGACAAAAGATATGAAAACTAAACCTTCCTCTTTAGAACTCAAAAAAATAGGACTTTCTTGCTTGAACGTAAGTTTAAGAAGAACTGCAAGATTAGTTACTTCCTATTATGATTTTATACTTAAACCTTCCGGACTTAGGATCACACAATTTAGCATCCTAGTAGGAATAGGACATGAAGAAGAATGTAGTATCACAGATCTTTCCAGGCTCACTGATATAGATAGAACTACTCTACAAAGAAGTTTGGAGATCCTAAAAAGGGATAATCTGATCAGGATCGAAAAAAAAGAAGCCGGGAATATCAGAAATCTTTCCCTAACTAAAAAGGGAGAATCTAAATTAGCAGATGCTATTCTACTATGGGAAGAAGCACAGAGTAAACTCACTAAATCATTAGGAAAATCTAAATTCCAAGAAACCTTAGGGATACTTTCTGAAGTTAGAAAAATTCCAGTTCTGGAAACCCAAAACCAAGTTTAAGGGAAAAAGAGGACTCGCCTATTGAAAGAATCAGTTACCCAAAGGCCGCAAGGAGCAACTGCCACAGAAACAACAGTTCCAGTATTTTTTGCATTAGCAGTGCCGTCAAAACCGGCATTAAAATCAGGTTTACCAAGTATTCTATCTGCTCCTTGCCCAATCGTAAACGGAGGGGAGAAACGGACAGCTCTTCCGTTATTCGAATCAGCTACCCAAACTGCCCCATTGGGCTCGATGCTAATTCCATTCGGGCCCTGTAAGGCAAAACGGCTTGCTCCTCCGGCTGAGGCAGAAAAGTTAGGCTGCCCTAGAACCATGTTTGCTTGCATTCCATTAGTAAAAGGAGGGCTAAATCGAAGAACCCGATTATTTGTAAAATCTGAGACCCAGATATTTCCTGCTAAATCTGCTGCAATACCGGTGGGACCGGTAAACCTAGTATTCGATACTGTCCCGCCTCCCAATGTCGTGAAGTCATCTGCGCCGATTACCAGGTCAGCATTCTGGCTTGAACTAAATGACGGTGAAAAACGTACGACCCGATTATTAAAATAATCCGTAACCCAAACTTTGTCCCCTGGGTCTACCGCAACCCCGTATGGATTACTCAGAGTGTTTATAGTCCGGGAGGATGCTCCAGTTCCAAGCATCAGATCAGACGAATCTCCGGAACTCATTCCAGTAGCAAAATGTAGAACCGCGTTCCCAGTTGAAGTAGTTCCAGAAACCACCCAGATCCCACCGCTTAAATCCATTGCGATTTGTCTCGCCTCCATTGGGGAAGCAGTAAGTATAATGTCTGCGCTCTCATTAGTTTGCAAAGGTGAGGGAAAATGCATGATTCTGGCATCAGTCGGACTGCCATAAGAATCCGTTATCCAAAGACCACCTTGACGGTCCATTGTGGCTCCGGAAACCGATCGAAATTGATTAGGGGCTGTTCCAAAAGAACTGTTGTCCGTAAAATCCGATTGGCCTATAACGATTGTAGCCGCTTCTCCGTTCTTAAAAATACTGCAGGAATTTCCGGCCACTCCGGTACAGGTGGAGCTCGTATCGTTTAGAAGGAATTTTATAAGTTGAGTGTTCAAAAAAGCATTACTTGAGGGATCACAAGGGTTCTCGGTGGAAATGGCCCCACAATTTGCAAAGAATGAGAAACAGATAATATATAATAAATTCTTAATATTATTAAACAAGGGGAAGATCCGGGTATTCGATAAGTAATTTAGACGAACTATATTCGGCTGCAAAGCAATTTATTTACCAAACAAGCAAAATCCGGATCCCTCAAACGAGTAGTTTCTTTCGATTTAAATAGAGTTTGTTATGATTTTGATGCAGCAATTCCCCGATCGGGAAAGATCTAAATTAGAAAGAAACTGGAAGTTGTAGTCTTCTTTTTAGTTTCTGGATCTCTTCCGATTTTTTTTCAAGAGACCAATTCCATTCTTTTCCAGCAACCTCAGCCACTTTAGAAAGCACCTCATCGGATGGAAGTCCAACAGTCCCAAGACCTGTTCGTCGGAGAAAAATATCGGAAAGTGTCATTGCCATTTCGAAACGAATTGCATATAGAACTTGAGCCGCTAATTCTCCATCATCATCTAATACTTCTGATAATTGTTTGGAAGAATTCGCTAATTCCAGAATAGGTTCATATTCAGTTCCATAATGTCGGACCAGATACTCAATCGTATTTTCTGGAAAATTAGAGTGAGAAGATTTCGCATTTTCTAAATAAGATTCTATATTTGGGATCTCACATCCTTTTAAGAATTTTTTTCCAGAAACATTCGGTCCTGTTTTTTTAGATAATTTCTTTTGGATGAGTTTAAATATCTTTTCTGCGAAATGACGACTAGTGGTATATTTCCCACCACCTGCACTGATTAGCCCCTCTATTTTATCCTTAGAATGATCCTGTAGTTCTGATTTTCTGGATGCAGAATATGTTTCTTTATCTTCTCCACCAGATTCTGCCAGAGGCCGAAGCCCGCCATAAGCAAACTCAATATCTTGGACTTCTAATTTTTCAGAAAGTAAGCCGGATGAATTGATATATTCCAGAAATTCTAAAATACTTTCTTTAGAAAGTTTCCAATCTTCTACAGAGCCATAATATGCTTTTTCAGTCGGCCCAATCATATTTTTACCTCTCCAAGGAGCAAAACTGAAATGACCTTTTTTACCTACGTGAAGCACCATTGTATCAAAGTATTTTTTAGTGATTAGATAGATCCCTTCTGATCTTGTTTTAGGAACAGGGACTTTTATCTTTTTAGTTCTATTCAGAAGTTCCTGGCTCCAAGAACCGGATGCATTCACGACTACTGAAGCTTTTAATTTTACGTTTTTATTATGAATTGTATCTCTAACAAGCGCTCCAATAACTCTGCCTCCATCAAATATGAGCTCTTCTGCTATTGTATAATTGGAGACTGATGCACCTTCTTGGACTGCTGATTTTAAAAAAGCCAAAGTTAATCTTTCTGGACTGGGCATAATACAATCATAAAAATAGATCGCGGAATCCATTTCTAAGCCACGACTTTGGATCTCTTTCTTAGAAAGCAATTTATGTGCAGGGATATTTTTAGATTTGTCCCAGGTCCGATTTCGATCAAAAGAAAGTAGATCATATACAAATAGACCAACTCTCTCCAAAAGACCAGGATTTGGGAGAATCATTGGATAAGGATAGACTAAGTTTGGAGCAATATTAGAGAGTATTCTTCTTTCTTTAAGCGCTTCTCTGACTAACGAAAGATCAAAACGTTTTAAATATCTGAGACCACCATGGATCAGTTTTCCCGTGGCAGATGATGTTGCTCCACCAAAATCTTCTTTTTCTACCAATACAACAGAAAGTCCCCTGCTTGCTACTTCATAAGCCAAGGCACAACCGGTGATCCCTCCACCTATGATCAATACATCAAAATAAGCTTCATCACCTATGTTTTCGATAAATCTTTCTAATTTTTGAGGACTCATTTACCTGCCTTAGAAGAAGAAATGATCTCTTTGATCTCTTTTTGGAGAGCCGGTCTTTCACTTTCTATATTCCATAGTCCTAAACGAAAAATTAATATAGGAAGCCTCCATCTTTCCACTTCTTTCCAATCCATTCCTGAAACAGAAAGATATCTTTTTAAATAACCTTTTAAGATGAACTTTCGAACTATATTATAAAATATCACTTTTAAGAATGGAGTTCCTGGCCAAAGCTCTGCGTCCTGAAAGAGAAAAACAGTGGAAGCGACGTCCGCAGCAGGTTCTCCTTTTAAAGCAGTCATCCAATCTATGATCACATTAGAATCTTTTGTAACGATCACATTCTCCGGATGAAAATCCATATGTAAAACGGAAGATCCTTTCGGCAAATTTTCTATAAATTGTTTTGCGATCTTCTTTTCTTCTTTGCTCAAAAAAGAAAGCGGATCTCTGGAAAGGATTTTAACGGCCTCCAATCTTATATCCTGCATCTTTTTGGTTTGTTTATTATGCAAATCCAGATGCAAGTCCGCGAGTATTTTAGAAAGACTGAAAAGAGCTAAAGGATTTTTGTCTGGAAGTTTTGTAAGAGAAATCCCATCCAGTCTATCAAAAATCAATCCATGTCTATCTCCTATCTTTACCTTCTCATAACATTTCATAGAAGTAGCACCGGAAGAGAAAGCGATTACAGAATTAGAATATTCTGTATCTACTTCAGATACTGGGAATTCTTTAAAAAATAGTTTTAGGATCTTATTCGGTCCATATTCCGAAATTTCGGCTGACCTACCTATTGCGAGTGATTTTCCAGGACTTGGTCGGTTTGATTTTTTAGCAGGCATGATTCTCTTCTCTATCTATTAAGCAAAAACTGATTCTATACTCATAGATGGACGAGCAAGAAGTAATTTCAGGAAACTTAAATAAGTTTGATGCCGAATCTTTCAAGAACGCAATTGAAAGATATAAAAAGTAAAACAGTCAGTAAAATGCAGGATCCGAGTGCGGCCCAAAAACCGAATATAGAATACAATTTAGGAAATACCAAAAACATAGGTAAGGTGGGGATCACAAACCAAAAAGTATAATATGCATGATTAGATATCTTTTCAGGATCTGTTTTTTCAAACTGTAACCATAGTAATGTCAGAATGGTTATTAAAGGAAGAGAAGCAATTAATGCTCCGACCTTATCATTCCTGCGAGCAATTTCAGAAATTAGGACCACTAATGCAGAAGTCACTGCGTATTTAAGTATAAGATATAACATAGAACTTGAGAATTATCAAAGTAGAAATTTACAGATTCAGTAAAGGTTTACAACTTAAAAAAGGAAATTTTACTTTTTACTCTTCCTACTAATTCCTAAAACGGAAATATCATCTTGTTTAGGAGAACTAGCTAAAAATTCATCTAATTTCTTTAATATTTGATCAATCCCTTCTCCAATAGGAATTCCTTTTAGATTGCCGATGATCTCTTCTACCCTTTCTTCTCCAAACTCTTCTTTATTAGAGTTCCATTGTTCGAAAAGACCGTCCGTAAAAAGTATTACTTTAGAATCTTGGGTAAATTGTATTTCATTGGAAGTGTATTTAGTATTCGGGATCACACCCATAATCCTTCCGGTTTTTTCCAGAGAGTGAATATCTTGATCCTGGATCAAATATTGAGGCACATGTCCTGCGGAAGAATATCGGATCAAATTCAAATTAGTATCAATATCGACCACTATACAAGTAAAGAATTGATTCAGATTTTTGAACGTATGTAAGAATTCATTATTTAGATGATATAAAATCTCGGTAACACTATAAATCCCACGCTTTAAGGATTCATAAATTGCTTTGATAGCCATTGTTAAAAGAGCCGCTTGCACTCCATGACCTGTTGCATCTGCAAGAAACACACGGGTCAACCCAGGACGAAGTTCCATGATATCGAAAAAATCTCCTCCTACTTCTGTAAGTGGAAGATATCTTACTATAATTTCTAAATCTCCAGTAAGTTTATCTTCTTGGGAAATGATCCCAGATTGGATCTTTCGAGCAGTAGACAAATCACTTTGGAGTAAACTTAAGTTATGTTCTAACTCAATAGCCAAAGTTTCCTTTTCTTTAATATTGGTTCTGATTTTATCCAATACCAGATTATATCTCTCTGCGATCTGTCCTACTTCTGTAAATGGCTCTATCGAAAGATCCTGGCTTAGATCCCCAGTTTGTTTCTGGTATTCCATTTCTAAAAACAGATCAATTAGCTCTGTAGTCGCTCTATGTTCTGTGTAATTCAAACCCTGGTATTCATTTTGAGGAGAAACTCTCAGGCTATAAAAACGATGTATAATAAAAAGAAGAGGATAACTTACACCAAAAGAAAGAATAGCACAGGAAACCACCCCAAGTAACTGAACAAGAACCTGAGTAGTTCGATCCAACCCAGTTCCTAAAATGGAAAGATCTCCAAAAAACCCAACCGCTAATGTGCCCCAGATCCCCGAAACAAGATGAACAGGGATAGCTCCTACAGCATCATCCAGTTTTAGTTTATCTAAAAGAACCCCGGCTTCGAACATTAGAATTCCTGCAACAAATCCAATCAATAGTGATTCTATTGAATTTACTGCATTACAAGGAGCGGTGATTGCAACAAGTCCTGCCAAAGTTCCATTTAAAGGAAGAGTGGCTTCTGCATATTTTAAACGGATCCAACCATAGATCAAACTAGAAGCCATTCCTCCGGAAGCTGCAAACATAGTATTTACAATGATCTTTGGAACTTCAGATGTGAATGCAAGTGTGCTTCCACCATTAAATCCGATCCAACCAAACCAAAGGATCAGTGTCCCAAGCATAGCAAGTGGAAGATTATGCCCAGTGATCTTTCGGACAGATCCATCTTTGCTGTATTTACCAGTCCTGTTTCCGATGAGCATCATCGCAGAAAGCCCGACCCATCCGCCTACACTATGCACAGCGGTGGAACCAGCGAAATCCATAAAACCTAAATGAGCAAGCCAACCAGAAAATTTATCCCAGTCTTGCAGGTCTCTTCCCCAAACCCAATGACCAAAAATCGGATAGATCAAAGAAGAAATGATAGTAGTAACAATGATATAAGCGCCGAACTTCATTCTTTCCGCAACAGCACCGGAAACAATAGTGGCCGCAGTCCCGCAAAACATGAGTTGGAATAAAAAGAAAACAGAAATTTCAGGACTTGTTTTTGAAAAATCAGGAAAGAACATATCTTTTCCTATCCAACCATAATAGGTTGAACCAAACATAAGCCCGAATCCTATCGAATAAAAAACAAGAGTAGCAATTCCGAAATCTGTAATATTCTTAATTGCTACGTTAATCGAATTCTTGGTGCGCGTTAGGCCGGATTCTAAACATAAGAACCCAGCTTGCATAAAAAACACCAATCCGGAAGAGAGGATGATCCAAAGAATGTCGAAATTCGTTTTAGGCATCGAATTTCTTATTTCAGGAGATGATAAGCGAATTGGCAAGAACCATTTCTTCCAATTACTTAATATACGATCCTTTTAAAGGTGAGAGAAAAATTCCGGTTCTCGGTCCCAACGATCATGTAACCCATCATAGTAGCTGACTGGAGACTCCACCCATTCCTTAGGGTCTAAATTGTCAAAGGTTCCCAAATTAATTGAGATAAACTTTCCTCCTGCCTCTGGAAAATCGCCTCGTCCCCCAATTCCCACTCCACAATGCTTACAGAATATTCCATCGATACGACTAGGATAAACTGTTACTTCTTCCTCGCCTTTTAAGAATCTAAAATTTTCAGGTTTAACAGAGACTCCCAAAATCTTCTCTTTACACAATTAGTACAATTACATTTAAAAGTCCCGAGAGAAAGATCGATCAAAGCCTCGAAAATCACCTTCTTACAGAGACAACTTCCCAAATATTTTTTCAAAGCCATACTTAATTCGTTATGAAAACTGTAGTTCCAGATTTTCTAAAGTACTGATCCAACCTTCTTTATGGCCTTCCATAGAACCTTCACTAGGAAGTTTTTCGTGTGTAAGGATCACTTCTGTTCCGTCTTCTTTGTCCCTAAAGATAACTGTGACTAAAGTATGACCTTGGTCAGGCCCTTCCCATCCATGAGTAAAACTGAGTTTTTCGTTTAAAACGATTTCTTGATATACTCCTGTAGCGATATAGACATCTCCGTTTCCAAGCATAGAGGTCCTAAATTTGCCTCCAACTCTGAAATCCATTTGGATCTCACCAATCTTTAACTCCTTGGGACAGCCCCATCTTTTCATAATTTCAGGGTTAACCCATGCTTCGAAGACCTTCTCTCTTTTGGCCTTTATAAACTTAGATATTTGCAGTTTGTATTCTGCTGTTTTCATTCTATTTCCTCCAACAGTTCCTTGAGAGAATCCAACTGATCCTCCCAGAATTTCTTATAATATTGAATCCATCTATCAGCACTCATCATCGCCTTTCCGTTCAGGCTTAAATAGGAGAAGGAACCTTCCTTTCTTCGATTCACTAACTTCGCCTTTTCCAAAACCTTAATATGTTTAGAAGCGGCAGCTAAGGACATTTCGAACGGTTTTGCGATTTCTGTGATCACCCTCTCCCTTTTGGAAAGGCTTTTGAGCATTGCTCTCCTCGTAGGGTCAGACAATGCCTGGAAGATCAGATTGAGGTCGTATTTCCTAGATTCAACCATATGGTTAAATGCATATCATAAGGCGAAAACGGAGTCAACCATTTGGTTGAATGTTTTTAGAAAAAAATTTTCAGACTGAAGCAGGTCTTCGAATCAGATATAATATTTTAAATATTCGGATAGAGATCTACTTCAGCCCTTATTCTTTTAAATTACTCTTACTATGTATTGTACGGAAGTCGAAGCAGGCGAAGTCTCAGTCCCAATCCGAGGAGCTCCGCTCGGCCCGTCCGTAATCGGATCTAATACATAGACCATACCTTGCCCAATTTGAGAAGTTCCTGCTCCAGAATACCCATCCGGATGGATCAAATCAGCGGATATTCCGATTGCTGAGTGCCTATGACTTTGGAATCTATCCTGGTTTTCTTGACCAATTCCCCCGCCATCGTAATTTCCTCCGGCAGCTTTTGCCCGACTAGAATGTTGTCCAGAACCTCTGGCAAAAATTCCTCTTCGATCCGGCACGTTGAACGTTGTGGATCCGTTCCCAAAACCATACTGGCAATGAGTCAAGAGATCTCCCGTTTGATTCGTAGTTAGATCAATTGCGGATCCCCCTTGAGTGAGAGAGATTTGAAAGTCATTAGAGGTCGGATTTAATACAAAGTAAGGAACATTAGTTGTGATCCCTCCTCCGGTAAAAGAAAACTTAACCAATTGACCTGCACTAAGTCCATGAGAAGTTGATTGTATCCTGTCTGTAGCTGGAACAAGACCAGCTATAGTTCGATGCACAAGGTTCCAAAGAGAAGAATATGTAATCCTTGAAATCGCCTGACCGTTCGCGGTCATATAGGTCGAAGGAATATTTGGAAAATCAAATTCAATAATTGCACCAAATAGGATAAAAAAAGACATATATTGTTATCCGAAGTAGATAACGGAACAAATTCTATATTAGATTTTATATGGATTTTCTAATCTGAGAACTGCTACAATTAAGAAAGAATAGTAGCAGCAGTACTTTGATCTAAGACACAATAACATATGTAAGCTTGCGAGTGAGCTGAAATTGCCTTCTCTATCGTTGAATAAAATTCTAACCAAGATGGATCTGTCCAAGTCGAGTTCAAAACAGTGCACCCTGCACTTGCCATTTCTACAAACTTAGAAGAGCTACTCTTGGCATGAATATCGATCGCAAAAAAACCAGTTTGAGTCACAACCGAAGATTCGTCTTTCCACTTGAACCATGGTTTTGTGTTTTGATGAGGAGCATATCGGTTAACGGTTACTTTTGCATATTGGTTGAATGCCTTATGCCCTCTATGCATTCCTAACTTGTATTTGTAAATTCCTTCTGCTACCCTAGCCGTTCCGGCCGGATTCATCGGTTTATTTAGCCAATAACGACCTGGATCAATCGTACATGAGTATGT is a genomic window containing:
- a CDS encoding SRPBCC family protein; its protein translation is MKTAEYKLQISKFIKAKREKVFEAWVNPEIMKRWGCPKELKIGEIQMDFRVGGKFRTSMLGNGDVYIATGVYQEIVLNEKLSFTHGWEGPDQGHTLVTVIFRDKEDGTEVILTHEKLPSEGSMEGHKEGWISTLENLELQFS
- a CDS encoding tail fiber protein, which codes for MSFFILFGAIIEFDFPNIPSTYMTANGQAISRITYSSLWNLVHRTIAGLVPATDRIQSTSHGLSAGQLVKFSFTGGGITTNVPYFVLNPTSNDFQISLTQGGSAIDLTTNQTGDLLTHCQYGFGNGSTTFNVPDRRGIFARGSGQHSSRAKAAGGNYDGGGIGQENQDRFQSHRHSAIGISADLIHPDGYSGAGTSQIGQGMVYVLDPITDGPSGAPRIGTETSPASTSVQYIVRVI
- a CDS encoding ArsR/SmtB family transcription factor, with translation MVESRKYDLNLIFQALSDPTRRAMLKSLSKRERVITEIAKPFEMSLAAASKHIKVLEKAKLVNRRKEGSFSYLSLNGKAMMSADRWIQYYKKFWEDQLDSLKELLEEIE